Part of the Bacteriovorax stolpii genome, CCATTGCGAGTCTTATATTCAGGACTTCTATGGATTAAAAAGTGCACCTTCCATTCTCAAAGGAAAAGAAAAAATTAAAGTTCACCTCTTAGGTCCACACAAAAGGGCCCTGCAGGTCACAACAGACCTAGGAAGTTTCTGGGATAAGGCCTACAAAGAGCTTTATGCTGAACTCAAAAGAGATTACCCAAGGCACTACTGGCCGCTTTCACCAAAAGAGGCCCTCCCAATTCTTTTAATGAAAAATGTAAAATAGGACAACTTATGGCAAACCTAGACATTAATCGCTTAAGACAAGAAACACCTGCAACTGCAGAGCTCATTCATTTCAACAATGCCGGCGCTTCTCTGCCGCCAACACCTGTTCTCGAAGCAGTCATCGGTTACTTAAACGATGAAGCCACTCTTGGTGGTTATGAAACGGAAGCAAAGTACGGCCCTCAATTTAAAGATATCTATTCTTCTGTCGCTCGTTTAATTAACGCCAAAGAAAATGAAGTGGCCTTAGTTGAAAGTGCCACCCGAGCCTGGGATCGTGCACTCTCTTGTATCCCTTTCCAAAAAGGTGATGTTATCCTGACTTCTTACAGTGAATATGTCAGCAACTATATTGCACTCCTTCAGCTGCAAAAGTATCACGGTGTTCAAGTGGAGATGATTTCAGAAGACCCCCATAAAGAGTTTATGCCAGAAGACTTAAAAAAGAAGATGAGCAGCAAAGTTAAGCTTATTGCCCTTACTCATGTCCCTTCGACAAATGGACTTATCAACCAACTTGCAGGAGTGAGCGAAATTGCCAGGAACCAAAAGGCCTTTTTTCTTTTAGATGCTTGCCAATCTGTTGGACAAA contains:
- a CDS encoding aminotransferase class V-fold PLP-dependent enzyme — encoded protein: MANLDINRLRQETPATAELIHFNNAGASLPPTPVLEAVIGYLNDEATLGGYETEAKYGPQFKDIYSSVARLINAKENEVALVESATRAWDRALSCIPFQKGDVILTSYSEYVSNYIALLQLQKYHGVQVEMISEDPHKEFMPEDLKKKMSSKVKLIALTHVPSTNGLINQLAGVSEIARNQKAFFLLDACQSVGQIHIDVEKIGCDFLAATGRKFMRAPRGTGFLYARLETLKELEPMFLDFTSADLKSKQYHIKEGAKRFENYETSFAARLGFGVAVDYALNIGTKVIEERVQSLACTLRKELSTLPNISIHDTGKYQSGIVTFSLQNHDSYFIAQKLKEKKINVSVSSPSYALDLEAKGLSPLVRASIHYYNTGDEIQALKEALKVIV